One window of Bacteroidales bacterium genomic DNA carries:
- a CDS encoding flavodoxin has product MKKVGIFFGPAGGSTEKIAKLIQREFGIENADLNLIKDAKAADLNRYDNIIFGCSTVGGETWDSDKSQSDWDLFRPELDKISYKGRVFAIFGLGNHVSYARHFVNAMGSIAKNILSKNAIIVGQCSTDGYDFIESEAVIDGKFIGLPIDEEFEPEKSLERIQKWVSDIKKEFL; this is encoded by the coding sequence ATGAAGAAAGTAGGTATATTCTTTGGCCCAGCTGGAGGCTCAACCGAAAAAATAGCAAAACTCATACAGAGGGAATTTGGAATCGAGAATGCGGATCTTAATCTTATAAAAGATGCTAAAGCAGCTGATTTGAATAGGTATGATAATATTATTTTTGGGTGCTCAACAGTTGGCGGCGAAACTTGGGATTCAGATAAATCTCAATCCGACTGGGATTTATTCAGACCCGAACTCGACAAAATTTCTTACAAAGGAAGGGTCTTTGCAATTTTTGGATTAGGAAATCATGTTAGTTATGCTCGACATTTTGTTAATGCAATGGGATCTATTGCAAAAAATATACTATCCAAAAATGCCATTATTGTGGGACAATGTAGTACTGATGGATATGATTTTATTGAATCTGAAGCGGTAATAGATGGCAAATTTATTGGATTACCTATTGATGAGGAATTTGAACCTGAAAAATCACTTGAACGGATTCAAAAATGGGTATCTGATATTAAAAAAGAATTCTTATAG